Proteins from a genomic interval of Myxococcales bacterium:
- a CDS encoding glycosyltransferase family 4 protein — translation MHTLGTFIEPGIEAGGRGADGLLVGRRVANDAFLRALIRHADVARFLLFVGEEAQRPGVQQFVNSLNSDDAARVEVAHRLTLPDRLAAGEISVLHHESHWGWFFDLVALRDRFASVHVPVTGQIHSLSYPRMLESYLRGVLAPPGPGDAVFCSSAAGLAAFEASWKYVAERCGSEAVLLNCEKPLIPLGVDLDSLDRGAQTFPRDALRARLGLSSQACVVLSMGRFSEYDKMDLFPVVRSFSWLVHSEPSRDLHLVLAGARQGTSTSDMVALWAAAMGVADRVHLVIDFPPEEKGGWLSAADVFVSASDNVQETFGLSVIEAMAMGLPVVVSDLDGYRDTVTDKDVGLRVRTRPEADLGLLRQFGMTLFERPLHLLLGQSVSVDPLALQAALATLCGDGEVRRAMGERARSRARVTYGWERVVPRYEEVWRRLRQRAPQRVQAEPFALDFGHVFAGHFAPPEHAAEDRPLRLFGDPNAMKFHVHPELRSLFTEADVSHALGLLRGGTCTRAELRERLHASRFERSVRGTLAAQLMVSWLLKQGLVCEH, via the coding sequence ATGCACACTCTGGGCACTTTCATCGAACCAGGCATCGAGGCCGGCGGGCGAGGTGCCGATGGGCTCCTCGTCGGTCGGCGCGTGGCGAACGATGCGTTCTTGCGGGCGCTGATCCGGCACGCGGACGTCGCACGTTTCCTGCTCTTCGTGGGTGAAGAAGCGCAGCGACCAGGCGTTCAACAATTCGTGAACTCTTTGAACTCCGACGATGCGGCTCGTGTCGAGGTGGCCCACCGGTTGACGCTTCCCGACCGCCTCGCTGCTGGTGAAATCTCGGTGCTGCACCACGAGAGTCACTGGGGGTGGTTCTTCGATTTGGTGGCGCTGCGCGACCGCTTCGCGTCGGTACACGTCCCCGTCACGGGACAAATCCATAGCCTCTCGTACCCGCGTATGCTCGAAAGCTACTTGCGCGGCGTTCTTGCCCCTCCAGGTCCAGGAGACGCGGTGTTCTGCTCGAGTGCAGCGGGACTGGCCGCGTTCGAGGCGAGCTGGAAATATGTGGCGGAACGCTGCGGATCGGAGGCCGTCCTCCTGAACTGCGAAAAGCCACTGATTCCGCTAGGCGTGGATCTCGACAGTCTCGATCGCGGTGCGCAGACGTTTCCGCGTGACGCTCTCCGGGCGCGCCTTGGGCTCTCGTCACAGGCGTGCGTCGTGCTGTCGATGGGACGGTTTTCCGAATACGACAAGATGGATCTCTTCCCGGTCGTGCGCAGCTTCTCGTGGCTCGTGCACAGCGAACCTTCTCGCGACCTTCACTTGGTGCTCGCGGGTGCACGGCAGGGCACCTCCACGTCCGACATGGTTGCCTTGTGGGCCGCAGCCATGGGCGTCGCCGATCGCGTGCATCTGGTCATCGACTTCCCGCCCGAAGAAAAGGGGGGATGGCTGTCGGCTGCCGACGTGTTCGTTTCGGCCAGCGACAACGTCCAGGAGACCTTTGGGCTTTCGGTCATTGAGGCCATGGCCATGGGCTTGCCGGTCGTGGTTTCGGACCTGGACGGCTACCGGGACACCGTTACCGACAAAGACGTGGGGCTCCGGGTCAGGACGCGTCCGGAAGCGGATCTTGGCCTGCTTCGCCAATTTGGGATGACGCTCTTCGAGCGGCCCCTCCACCTTCTGCTGGGGCAATCGGTGAGTGTCGATCCGTTGGCCCTACAGGCGGCTCTGGCCACGCTCTGTGGAGACGGAGAGGTCCGTCGGGCGATGGGCGAAAGGGCACGAAGTCGTGCCAGGGTAACGTATGGATGGGAGCGGGTCGTACCACGTTACGAGGAGGTATGGAGACGCCTTCGTCAGAGGGCGCCGCAGCGGGTGCAGGCCGAACCCTTTGCCCTCGACTTCGGGCACGTATTCGCAGGGCACTTTGCGCCGCCGGAACACGCCGCCGAAGATCGGCCGCTGCGCCTTTTCGGGGACCCGAACGCCATGAAGTTTCACGTACACCCGGAGCTGCGCTCGCTCTTCACGGAAGCCGACGTCAGCCACGCGCTGGGGCTCCTCCGTGGGGGGACGTGCACCCGGGCGGAGCTGCGGGAGCGCCTACACGCCTCGCGCTTCGAACGGAGCGTTCGCGGCACATTGGCCGCGCAGCTGATGGTCTCCTGGCTTCTCAAGCAGGGACTGGTTTGCGAACACTGA
- the fliD gene encoding flagellar filament capping protein FliD, producing MAEATFRAGGIVSGLDTNFLVDQLTKLESIPLDRLRSRQDAFRRQVSAIGDLTSKLDAVKSAAAKLAADGGLGVKSTTTNTAFSVTPGTSAAAGQYEVQVTNLATNARALSGSVAPEAEIRSGTLTVGIEGTNYDITINEGDDLATVAAAIKDSGAPVSAVVLNDGTNDFLSVVRKDSGYTVGSSAAAALTLTANQTGGSGTNLSFTVTQPENATFVINDLPFTRTSNTVTDAVPGTTLNLIEEGGASEKLVLENDTTKTAANLKAFVDAYNSVMSAVSSNLKPSAGTDRSRTLAGDGSLRSLQQGMQGLLTSVVGGLGGVRTLADLGLKTSQADGTLTIDNTTLERALSSDATAINEIFSTATSGVSDLVDGLVDRFTDPLDGVLTARKKGIDAQVRGLDTQLDSMQLRIDAFREALVTQFTAMEKIVAGLKVTGSYLSSQGG from the coding sequence ATGGCAGAGGCAACGTTCAGGGCTGGTGGCATCGTGTCGGGGTTGGATACAAACTTCCTCGTCGATCAGCTCACGAAGCTCGAGTCGATTCCCCTCGATCGCCTGAGGAGCCGGCAGGACGCGTTTCGGCGGCAGGTTTCTGCGATCGGGGATCTCACCTCGAAACTCGATGCCGTCAAGTCGGCGGCCGCCAAGCTGGCGGCGGACGGTGGTCTCGGGGTCAAGTCGACGACCACGAATACGGCGTTCTCCGTCACCCCGGGCACGTCGGCGGCCGCGGGGCAGTACGAGGTTCAGGTCACCAATCTGGCCACGAACGCCCGGGCATTGTCAGGCTCTGTGGCGCCCGAAGCGGAGATCCGGTCTGGAACCCTCACGGTCGGTATCGAAGGTACGAACTATGACATCACCATCAACGAGGGGGATGATCTGGCCACCGTGGCCGCGGCCATCAAGGATTCGGGCGCGCCCGTCTCGGCGGTCGTACTGAACGATGGCACGAACGACTTCCTTAGCGTCGTTCGCAAAGACTCTGGCTACACGGTGGGTTCGAGTGCGGCGGCCGCCCTGACCCTGACGGCGAACCAGACTGGAGGCTCAGGAACCAACCTGTCGTTCACCGTCACGCAACCGGAGAACGCCACGTTCGTCATCAACGACCTACCGTTTACCCGTACCAGCAACACGGTCACGGATGCGGTTCCTGGGACCACGCTGAACCTGATCGAGGAAGGGGGGGCCAGTGAGAAGCTCGTGCTCGAAAACGACACGACGAAGACCGCCGCGAACCTGAAGGCCTTTGTGGATGCCTACAACAGCGTCATGTCGGCTGTGTCGAGCAACCTCAAACCCTCTGCGGGCACGGATCGGTCACGGACGCTGGCGGGGGACGGGTCGCTGCGCTCGTTGCAGCAGGGGATGCAGGGGCTCCTCACCTCCGTGGTGGGCGGCCTGGGGGGTGTTCGTACGCTGGCGGACTTGGGGCTCAAGACGAGCCAAGCCGACGGAACACTCACCATCGACAACACCACGCTCGAACGGGCGCTCTCGAGCGACGCCACGGCGATCAACGAGATCTTTTCTACCGCCACGTCTGGTGTGTCGGACCTCGTCGACGGCTTGGTCGATCGCTTCACCGACCCTCTCGATGGTGTGCTTACTGCGCGGAAGAAGGGTATTGACGCGCAGGTGCGAGGGCTAGACACACAGCTAGACAGCATGCAGTTGCGGATCGACGCCTTCCGCGAGGCGCTCGTTACCCAATTTACGGCGATGGAGAAGATCGTGGCGGGGCTAAAGGTCACCGGTTCGTATCTGTCTTCGCAAGGGGGATAG
- the fliS gene encoding flagellar export chaperone FliS: MNPINKYAQTQNATASKERLMVLLFEAGLRHIRNGAQALENSRYDEAVTPLTKASDIVMELSRTLDHSRAPELCATLKDLYGFINGRLVSATVGLNAQSAREAERVFGPLVEGFQGAVAKLQAEGQLAAGAR, from the coding sequence ATGAATCCAATCAACAAGTACGCACAAACGCAAAACGCCACCGCCTCGAAGGAGCGCTTGATGGTGCTGCTTTTCGAGGCGGGCCTGCGCCACATCCGGAACGGCGCCCAGGCGCTCGAGAACAGCCGCTACGATGAGGCGGTCACCCCGCTCACGAAGGCGTCGGATATCGTGATGGAGCTTTCGAGGACGCTGGATCACTCACGCGCGCCTGAGCTGTGTGCGACGCTCAAAGACCTCTATGGCTTCATCAACGGTCGTTTGGTGAGCGCGACGGTGGGCCTCAATGCTCAGTCCGCACGTGAGGCAGAGCGGGTGTTTGGTCCTCTCGTCGAGGGCTTTCAGGGTGCCGTGGCCAAACTGCAGGCCGAAGGGCAGTTGGCGGCGGGGGCACGCTGA
- a CDS encoding transglycosylase SLT domain-containing protein: MVSALLAVAGACYGLPAAHAGSAVRQTSAHKAPGAKPCGPIDEGVVGAEAPAKAVGHAASSGPMNRGSAPAKVVGDPQQVDTSCLAQTICQLKEKMRWHRPGWDEPFCNEIAEGFLRTADEFGLNPALLLAVAINESNLDEKAVATSVRGETVYARDGGLMGIRCLMDPKGMCTNGNVRGLPWTSIMNPLDNIEMGAKELAHYRNGAGIERVEERRRGRDGKVTVVVRNTRCRHKTHAYWAHYNHGPVYLSQGYARHYPHRVAVLYYALVKAMGMGMPRELSHGRITIHDRGSRERTADRPVETRYKELVEIIDASAGPSCRNLASLVH, encoded by the coding sequence ATGGTGAGCGCCCTGCTGGCTGTCGCAGGCGCCTGTTACGGCCTTCCCGCTGCGCACGCAGGCTCTGCCGTGCGGCAGACGTCGGCCCATAAAGCCCCCGGAGCCAAGCCGTGTGGCCCCATCGACGAAGGCGTCGTGGGAGCCGAGGCGCCCGCCAAGGCGGTGGGACATGCCGCTTCGTCGGGCCCCATGAATAGGGGCTCGGCCCCTGCGAAGGTCGTCGGCGACCCACAGCAGGTCGATACGTCGTGCTTGGCGCAAACGATTTGCCAGCTGAAGGAGAAGATGCGCTGGCACCGGCCGGGCTGGGACGAGCCTTTCTGCAATGAAATCGCTGAAGGTTTCTTGCGGACAGCGGATGAGTTTGGCCTTAACCCTGCGTTGCTGCTGGCCGTGGCCATCAATGAGAGCAATCTCGACGAAAAGGCCGTCGCCACGTCCGTCCGGGGCGAGACGGTGTACGCCCGGGACGGGGGGCTCATGGGCATTCGCTGCCTGATGGACCCCAAGGGCATGTGCACGAACGGAAACGTGCGGGGCCTTCCTTGGACCAGCATCATGAACCCCCTCGACAACATCGAGATGGGCGCCAAGGAGCTCGCACACTACCGCAACGGTGCAGGCATCGAACGGGTCGAGGAACGCAGACGCGGCCGTGATGGCAAGGTGACCGTGGTGGTCAGAAATACGCGCTGTCGTCACAAGACTCACGCGTACTGGGCCCACTACAACCACGGCCCCGTTTACCTCTCGCAGGGTTACGCGCGCCACTACCCTCACCGGGTGGCGGTGCTCTACTACGCCCTCGTCAAAGCGATGGGGATGGGCATGCCCCGCGAGCTGTCACACGGACGGATCACGATCCACGACCGCGGCTCCCGCGAACGAACCGCCGACCGGCCCGTTGAAACCCGCTACAAGGAACTGGTGGAGATCATCGATGCCTCCGCCGGCCCTTCGTGTAGAAACCTGGCCAGCCTCGTTCACTGA
- a CDS encoding flagellar biosynthesis anti-sigma factor FlgM: protein MKVTNDKPVTQVDRTPAADAAHQQQQRVGAKPDRVSVEQTRTAAEMAQNAKKAVNEDREARLKRLEASVKGGTYRPNPSRVAEEILAQAELDARLRALFMG, encoded by the coding sequence ATGAAAGTCACCAACGACAAACCCGTCACCCAGGTCGACAGGACACCCGCCGCGGACGCTGCCCACCAGCAGCAACAGCGCGTGGGGGCCAAGCCGGATCGTGTGAGCGTCGAGCAGACACGAACCGCGGCCGAGATGGCACAAAATGCCAAAAAGGCCGTCAACGAAGACCGGGAGGCGCGGCTCAAGCGACTGGAGGCATCCGTCAAAGGCGGAACCTACAGGCCCAATCCGTCTCGCGTGGCCGAGGAGATCCTCGCCCAGGCCGAGCTGGACGCAAGGCTGCGCGCCCTTTTCATGGGTTGA
- a CDS encoding flagellin FliC, producing the protein MGMSIQTNVSSLEAQRQLFNTQLSLDSSLSKLSSGYRITKAGDDAAGLAISSNLQAQIRSYNQASRNAQDGVSLIQTAEGSLNESTNILSRLRELASQASSAGVGNTERSYIQNEVGQLISEIDRIANSTEFNGQALLNGATTLTFQVGIRNVDANDRIAVSTVNATATSLGINSLSLSSQTGAQNALGTIDSAINSINSNRATLGAAGNRFTSALNSIQIQSTNISAANSRIRDVDVAEETSKLTRAQILLQAGVSTLSQANQIPQISLRLLG; encoded by the coding sequence ATGGGCATGTCAATTCAAACAAACGTCAGCTCGCTCGAAGCCCAGCGTCAGTTGTTCAATACTCAGCTGTCCCTCGATAGCTCGCTGTCGAAGTTGTCGTCCGGTTACCGCATCACCAAGGCGGGTGACGACGCCGCCGGCCTCGCGATCAGCAGCAACTTGCAAGCGCAGATCCGCTCCTACAACCAGGCCTCACGCAACGCCCAAGACGGCGTGTCGCTGATTCAGACCGCAGAAGGTTCGTTGAACGAATCCACCAACATCCTCTCTCGTCTGCGTGAGCTGGCATCCCAGGCGTCTTCGGCAGGCGTGGGCAACACCGAGCGCTCCTACATCCAGAACGAAGTTGGGCAGCTCATCTCCGAAATCGATCGTATCGCCAACTCGACGGAGTTCAACGGTCAGGCCCTTCTGAACGGCGCCACCACGCTGACTTTCCAGGTGGGTATCCGCAACGTCGATGCAAACGACCGTATCGCGGTGTCCACCGTGAACGCCACGGCGACGTCACTCGGCATCAACTCTCTGTCGTTGTCCTCGCAGACCGGTGCACAGAACGCGCTCGGCACGATCGACTCGGCCATCAACTCGATCAACAGCAACCGCGCCACGCTGGGCGCCGCGGGCAACCGGTTCACATCGGCCCTCAACTCGATTCAAATCCAATCGACGAACATTTCCGCCGCGAACAGCCGTATCCGCGACGTCGACGTGGCCGAGGAGACCTCGAAGCTGACCCGGGCGCAGATTCTCCTCCAGGCGGGTGTGTCGACCCTCTCACAGGCCAACCAGATTCCGCAGATCTCGCTCCGGCTTCTCGGCTAG
- a CDS encoding isochorismatase family protein gives MALFIVDFQERLAAAMPEPEREACERNVLLLIELAHRQGWPILVSEQYPKGLGTTVSPVASALAAKPELVSKLEKLHFAATDAPEFEQVFAGIKRARWVVTGMETHVCVYQTVRGLLARGRHVHVPEDAVLSRRLGHRARGLGMIQELGGVVTITETVIFDALKVAGTDDFKSLSKRLR, from the coding sequence ATGGCTCTGTTCATAGTCGACTTCCAGGAGCGGCTGGCGGCCGCGATGCCCGAGCCGGAGCGCGAGGCCTGCGAGCGCAACGTGCTGCTGCTCATCGAGCTTGCCCATCGACAGGGCTGGCCCATCCTCGTGAGCGAACAATACCCAAAGGGCCTCGGGACCACCGTGTCGCCAGTGGCGTCGGCTTTGGCGGCGAAGCCTGAACTCGTCTCCAAACTCGAGAAGCTTCACTTCGCTGCCACGGACGCCCCGGAGTTCGAGCAGGTCTTCGCCGGAATCAAAAGAGCCCGGTGGGTGGTCACGGGCATGGAGACGCACGTATGCGTGTATCAGACGGTTCGCGGGCTCTTGGCGCGTGGGCGCCACGTGCACGTGCCCGAGGACGCCGTACTCTCGCGCCGCCTTGGCCACCGTGCGCGGGGTCTCGGCATGATTCAGGAGCTAGGAGGCGTGGTGACGATCACCGAGACCGTGATCTTCGACGCCCTCAAGGTGGCCGGCACGGACGACTTCAAGTCCCTGTCGAAGCGCCTCCGCTGA
- the flgL gene encoding flagellar hook-associated protein FlgL → MRVTEKMMFETGRVNTGLARTKLEQAVAEVSSGKRIRHPSDDPAGSALLTRARLTHDRFEAIKDTVGRASDELNIAEGVMGELSNVVQRGREMAMQMSSSQFGPDDRAASAQEVDGLLQTLVGLMNTEVAGRYIFGGFQDGVPPFDANGGYLGDAGVRQVEIAPGVFEPVSLRVDVAVKGAGGGVDIPRVLSDFAAALRSNDIAGIQGALEGFDSSLTQVSAARMDAGASLNILQTAEQVSMFGRDHMKIQLVEISETNLAESATRLALANTALEAAISATAQSFRFTLLDKL, encoded by the coding sequence ATGCGTGTCACCGAGAAGATGATGTTCGAGACCGGCCGGGTGAATACGGGCCTCGCCCGAACCAAACTCGAACAGGCCGTGGCGGAGGTGAGCTCTGGCAAGCGCATTCGGCACCCGTCGGACGATCCCGCAGGCTCAGCGCTGCTCACGCGCGCCCGCCTCACGCACGACCGCTTCGAGGCCATCAAGGACACCGTGGGTCGCGCTTCAGACGAACTAAACATCGCCGAAGGGGTGATGGGTGAGCTCTCCAACGTGGTCCAGCGGGGACGAGAGATGGCCATGCAGATGTCCAGCTCGCAGTTTGGTCCGGACGACCGGGCAGCCTCGGCTCAAGAGGTCGACGGGCTCTTGCAGACCCTGGTGGGGCTCATGAACACCGAGGTGGCGGGGCGCTACATCTTCGGAGGCTTTCAAGATGGCGTGCCGCCCTTCGACGCCAACGGAGGTTACCTGGGCGACGCGGGCGTGCGGCAAGTGGAAATTGCACCAGGCGTCTTCGAGCCCGTGTCGTTGCGTGTGGACGTTGCCGTGAAAGGTGCGGGAGGTGGCGTGGATATCCCACGCGTGCTGAGCGATTTTGCAGCCGCGTTGCGGAGCAACGACATCGCTGGGATCCAGGGCGCCCTCGAGGGCTTCGACAGCAGCCTGACGCAGGTGTCGGCCGCCCGTATGGACGCGGGGGCAAGCCTGAACATCCTGCAAACAGCCGAGCAAGTCTCCATGTTTGGGCGCGACCATATGAAGATCCAGCTGGTGGAGATCTCGGAGACCAACTTGGCCGAGTCCGCCACACGGCTTGCCCTGGCCAACACCGCGCTCGAAGCCGCCATCAGCGCGACCGCGCAAAGCTTCCGTTTCACTTTGTTGGACAAGCTCTAA
- the flgK gene encoding flagellar hook-associated protein FlgK, with product MADLLSILSQGANGLSAHRAAAQTAAHNIQNVNTEGYSRQRVDLETLPAEYLRNTAYAGMGVAIGAISQSRDAFLERQVPATLRAQAQYTAESSSLRSMVALNPESTGGLTEAFSAFYRDMRMLSQNPSQAGLRAAVTGAARNVAYAFNRTANGIQSAQAGIDTQVEQSVEEANRMATRVANLNGEIAKARAMGGEPNDLLDQRRLASDRLSELLGTYPVPDAAGNLNMALPGGLVIVSANEASTLTAAADPNNAGRLSVQVTRIGTQTTEILSSRLLGGEVRGFLDARDGTLQQTLNALDTLAFDFANSVNTQHLAGFDLNGNAGQPMFDVGVTSDGTAGTLSVSAALISDHRLLASIGAAGNGPGDGSNVLALIATESQLLSGGETAVGALSSIISSFGARSREAEARAQQESAIASNLRAMRESVSGVSIDEEMVNMTKAQRAFDAVSRVIQTANEMMQTLMTLK from the coding sequence ATGGCCGACCTGCTCTCGATTCTCAGCCAGGGCGCCAACGGACTTTCGGCCCACCGGGCTGCCGCGCAGACGGCCGCCCACAACATTCAGAACGTGAACACCGAGGGTTACTCGCGACAGCGGGTCGACCTCGAGACCTTGCCGGCCGAGTATCTGCGGAACACTGCCTACGCCGGCATGGGTGTCGCCATAGGAGCGATCTCACAAAGCCGCGACGCCTTCCTCGAACGTCAGGTTCCGGCCACCCTGCGAGCTCAGGCGCAATACACCGCAGAAAGCAGCAGCCTGAGGTCGATGGTGGCGCTGAACCCCGAATCGACGGGAGGCCTCACGGAGGCGTTCTCGGCCTTTTACCGCGACATGCGCATGCTCTCGCAGAATCCGAGCCAGGCCGGTCTGCGCGCGGCCGTCACCGGCGCCGCCCGCAATGTGGCCTACGCGTTCAACCGAACCGCCAACGGCATTCAGTCGGCGCAAGCCGGCATCGACACACAAGTCGAGCAGAGCGTCGAGGAAGCGAACCGGATGGCCACTCGGGTGGCCAACCTGAACGGCGAGATCGCCAAGGCACGCGCCATGGGCGGTGAACCGAACGATCTGCTCGACCAGCGCCGCCTGGCCAGCGACCGGCTCTCGGAGCTCCTGGGTACCTATCCGGTGCCCGATGCCGCTGGCAACCTCAACATGGCCTTGCCTGGGGGGCTCGTGATCGTGAGCGCCAATGAGGCGTCCACCCTCACCGCAGCTGCGGATCCCAACAACGCCGGACGGCTCTCGGTACAAGTCACGCGCATCGGCACCCAGACCACGGAGATCTTGAGCTCCCGTTTGCTGGGCGGTGAGGTGCGTGGCTTTCTCGACGCGCGGGACGGCACCCTGCAGCAAACGCTAAATGCGCTCGACACGCTCGCCTTCGACTTTGCGAACAGCGTCAACACCCAGCACCTGGCGGGCTTCGATCTAAATGGCAATGCAGGGCAGCCGATGTTCGACGTGGGCGTCACCTCCGATGGCACCGCGGGAACGCTTTCCGTGAGCGCCGCCCTGATCTCAGACCATCGTCTTTTGGCCAGCATCGGCGCAGCCGGCAACGGGCCCGGCGACGGGAGCAACGTGCTGGCCCTCATTGCGACGGAGTCGCAGCTGCTTTCCGGGGGGGAGACGGCCGTGGGCGCCCTGTCGTCGATCATCTCCAGCTTCGGCGCACGAAGCCGCGAAGCTGAAGCCCGCGCCCAGCAAGAGTCTGCCATTGCCAGCAACCTGCGCGCGATGCGGGAATCCGTGTCCGGTGTGTCCATCGACGAAGAGATGGTGAACATGACCAAAGCACAGCGCGCCTTCGATGCGGTCAGCCGCGTGATCCAGACCGCGAACGAGATGATGCAAACCCTCATGACCCTGAAGTGA
- a CDS encoding glycosyltransferase family 2 protein, translating to MSQTQRSVDWFAPFNPAGTRISLCMIVRDEAELLPRFLERARGVWDELVIVDTGSRDETVAIAKAAGARVLHREWDHSFAAARNFGLREARGDWILFLDADEFISDALKSEIRAIAGNAAVGAATVVMRNELPHGNVHVSSLLRLFRRFGEAQFRFPVHEEVWSSLEPCLRRSGQRVATLGGMVEHLGYKPERALAKNKKQRDVALLERCLKTDPFDLYSWYKLLEVAQFWKDPELLTGTANAFRVLLDKQGVYALAGFPFAGELLVLLSEGLFRYNPEGALAFLLPFGDRISPSASYHLRTGELWEEAGEPIRAAAEFCKCLALDETTRDRQLASTRPLLGLARLALAKGDLWEAWRHTETALRLNPCDREALLSAVVICRQAAGHDGVEDFVRAYEAVHGATLALSSTLAELATNPGWVVRQAAVA from the coding sequence GTGTCCCAAACGCAGCGGTCCGTCGACTGGTTCGCGCCGTTCAATCCGGCGGGTACGCGTATCTCGTTGTGCATGATCGTCCGCGACGAAGCGGAGCTCTTGCCTCGCTTCCTCGAGCGGGCCCGAGGGGTATGGGATGAATTGGTGATCGTCGACACGGGATCGCGAGACGAGACCGTCGCCATCGCGAAGGCAGCCGGCGCGCGGGTCCTACACCGAGAATGGGATCACAGCTTCGCGGCGGCCCGGAACTTCGGGTTGAGAGAGGCGCGGGGAGACTGGATTCTCTTCCTCGACGCGGACGAGTTCATCTCGGACGCTCTCAAGAGCGAAATCCGGGCGATCGCAGGGAATGCCGCTGTTGGGGCGGCCACGGTGGTGATGCGCAACGAGCTTCCCCACGGAAACGTACACGTCTCGAGTTTGCTCAGGCTATTTCGGCGTTTCGGCGAGGCCCAATTCCGATTCCCGGTACACGAGGAGGTTTGGAGCTCTCTCGAGCCTTGCTTGAGGCGCTCGGGCCAGCGCGTGGCGACGCTCGGAGGCATGGTGGAACACCTCGGCTACAAACCCGAGCGGGCGCTTGCCAAGAATAAAAAGCAGCGAGACGTGGCGCTGCTCGAGCGGTGTCTGAAGACCGATCCGTTTGATCTGTACAGTTGGTACAAGCTGCTCGAGGTGGCGCAATTCTGGAAGGATCCGGAGCTGCTGACGGGCACGGCGAACGCCTTTCGGGTTCTCCTCGACAAACAAGGCGTTTATGCCCTGGCGGGTTTCCCTTTCGCCGGGGAACTGCTCGTCCTCCTGAGTGAGGGTCTGTTCCGCTACAATCCGGAGGGCGCCTTGGCATTCCTTCTGCCCTTCGGAGATCGGATCTCGCCGAGCGCCTCGTATCACCTACGTACGGGCGAACTCTGGGAAGAGGCGGGCGAGCCGATTCGGGCCGCTGCCGAGTTCTGCAAGTGCCTGGCCCTCGACGAGACCACCCGCGACAGACAGTTGGCAAGCACCCGCCCGTTGCTGGGCTTGGCGAGGTTGGCGCTGGCCAAAGGCGATCTGTGGGAGGCCTGGCGCCATACGGAGACCGCCCTGCGGCTCAATCCTTGCGATCGAGAGGCCCTGCTCTCGGCCGTCGTCATCTGCCGGCAGGCGGCCGGACACGACGGCGTCGAGGACTTTGTCCGGGCTTACGAGGCCGTTCACGGCGCGACCCTCGCGCTCAGCAGCACGCTTGCAGAGCTGGCGACGAATCCGGGCTGGGTGGTGCGTCAGGCCGCCGTGGCTTGA